CGCGTCACCTGAAACGGCATGGGTGCCCCCTGCCATAGCGAAGACTGGGACGGTTGCGAGAATCAAGGTTGAGAGTGTTTTGTACATATTGTTCCTAGGATCGGATTGAGAGAGTTGAGAGAAAGCTACGAGTTGAGGTGACGAAAAGGAGAAGCAGAGTTAGAACCAAAAACGAACACCTGCCACCCAGCGGGTGCCGCCAGTGGATGCGCCTTCAGAGCGCGCGATATCGGCGGTCTTGCCAAAGAGGGCCGTGCGCTCCACTCCTACATAGGGAGCGAACTGGCGGCTGATTTCGTACCGAAGGCGCAAGCCAGCTGCAGCATTCGAAAAGCCGCGACCGATCCCTCTTGCCAAGTCGTCTTTTCCGTAGATATTGACTTCGGCACTGGGTTGAAGAATCAATCTCTGGGTGAGGAGAAGTTCGTATTCGGCACCGAGGCGCAGGGCCGTTCGGCCACCGTTACCTACATATGCTGCAGCGTCGACCTCGAACCAGTAAGGGGCCAAACCTTGCACGCCGAAAGCCAGCCACCCACGGTCGGGTCCGGTGCCGTGGTCGATGCGCGCTCCTGCCTGGGCGTCCCAGTGGGTGGCAATAGAACGGCTCCAAAGCGCTTCTGTGCGCGAATCTTCAATTTTGCCATTCGCTACCTCACCCTCGGCCTTCAGCACGAATCGGTTGTAGTCTCGGCCAAACCATGCTTGCGCGTCGTATGCGGTCGTGCCATCCCCTTTGCTCAGTCCATGCTCGAGGGTGTTGAACATGACAGACGCAAAGTTGTGTTCATCGGCCAGTCGCAGTTGACGCGGGCCTGGAAGCGCGTAAGGACCGTCTTCCAAGGTGTAGCCGCCTGAGTAGGCATGGGGGTCTCTGGCATCTGCCGGAGCACTTCCCCCTTGCATTTGCATATCGCCATGGTCCATGGCGCCCATGTCTCCAGAGCTGGCCTTTTCAGCGGAGGCACCACCATGGTTCATCCCCTTCATCGAACCGGCAGATTCAGCAGGTGTGCCTTGGCCCATCTTGCTGTGATCCATGCCCTTCATATCGGGCAAGGCCATACGGGCCATCGACTCAGGCTTCTTTTCTATCAGCGCGGCTGTGGCGGCTTCGGGCATGTTGTGGCCCGCCATCGAGTTCGTTGTTTGTGCGAGCGTTGGGCCCGCTCCAACTGCGGCAATTGCCAGCAACATCCATTTGGACTTCTTGTTCATCTATCAGCTTTCGTTCTGTATTGATGGGTTAGGCGACGAGCACTTCGCGGAACATGCCCGCTTCCATGTGGAACATCAGGTGGCAATGCCAGGCCCATCGGCCCATCGCGTCTGCCGTCACTAGGAAGCTGACGCGTTGTGCGGGCTGCACCGGGATGGTGTGCCGCCGCGCCTGAAACTTTCCATCTGGCGTTTCCAGTTCGCTCCACATGCCGTGCATGTGCATGGGGTGGGTCATCATGGTGTCGTTGTGCAAGATCACCCGAACCCGTTCGCCATAGTTGAATTTCACGGGCGTCGATTGACCAAACTCCAGCCCATCAAAGGACCAGGTGTAGCGCTCCATGTTGCCTGTCAGGTGCAACTCGACCTCGCGCTCGGCACCCCGTGGATCCAAAGGGCCTCCAATGGTGTGAAGGTCGGACAGCGTCAGTACACGCCGGCCGTTGTCCCGAAGGCCGATACCAGGATCGTCAAGGTTGGTCCGCGCCATGCCCACCCGCATGTCGGTGCTTGCGCCGTATTCGGTACGGGCATGGCGGGCTTGGGTGCTTGGCGCTGCAAGCGATCCGCCACCAGGCATCGCATGCTTGCTGTGGTCCATGGCCATGGCGCCATGGTTCATTCCAGCCATGCCCTGCATGTCCTGTGCGCCACCGCCCATTTTCATTTGCGCGCCATCAGACATGCCTGCCATGCCAGCCATGCCTGCCATTCCACCCATGTTGCCGCCCATCGAGCCCATCATGTCCGCCATCGTCAACCACTGAGGCTTGTCCGGTTGGGGTACCGGTGCGTCGAGACCAACACGGGTCGCCAGCGTACCTCGCGCATAGCCAGAGCGGTCCATCGACTGAGCAAAAATGGTGTGTGCGTCGTCGGTTGGCTCCACCAAGACGTCGTAGGTCTCACCTGGTCCAAAACGGAATTCATCGACTGTCACGGGCTCTACGTTCACACCGTCGGCCTGTACCACGGTCAGTTTGAGGCCGGGTATACGAACGTCATAGAAAGAATTGCCGGCACCATTGATGAACCGCAGGCGAACGCGCTCTCCTTTGCGAAACAGCCCAGTCCAGTTGCCAGCGGGGGTCGCACCATTCATCAGGAAGGTCAGCGTGTCTGCTGAGAGATCTGCAAGATCGGTGGGGTTCATCCGCATGTTGTTCCACATCTTTCGGCGGCTGACCGCTGCGCTTACTCCATTTTGAGAGGCGTCCCGAAAGAAATCGACAGCGGTTGGCTGCAGCCTGTTGTAGTAGTCGCCTTGGACCTTCAGTTTTGCGAAAACCCGCATAGGATCTTCGTCGGTCCAATCGGACAAGAGAACCACGTGATCTCGATCAGCGCGAATGGCGTTTCCATTCGCCGGCTCGACGATGATCGCGCCATACATGCCGGTCAATTCCTGCATGGCTGAGTGGGAGTGGTACCAGTAGGTGCCGCTCTGTTCGACTTTGAATCGGTAGGTGAACGTCTCACCGGCCGGAATCCCAGGGAAACTGATGCCGGGCACGCCGTCCATTTGGTAGGGAAGAATGATCCCGTGCCAGTGAATGGAGGTGGTTTCGCGAAGCCTGTTGGTGACACGAATAGTGACGGTGTCACCCTCACGCCAGCGAAGCGTTGGCGCTGGAATAGACCCGTTGATGGTGGTTGCCATGCGCGGGTTGCCGGTGAAGTTGACCGCAGATTCGGCAATTTCAAGGTTGAATTCGGTCCCGTCTAAAACGGGTGCGCCGCCGGCTGACTTCTTTGCTTCTTGAGACCAGCCCATTGCGGGAAGCGAGCCCATCC
This region of Hydrogenophaga crassostreae genomic DNA includes:
- a CDS encoding copper resistance protein B produces the protein MPEAATAALIEKKPESMARMALPDMKGMDHSKMGQGTPAESAGSMKGMNHGGASAEKASSGDMGAMDHGDMQMQGGSAPADARDPHAYSGGYTLEDGPYALPGPRQLRLADEHNFASVMFNTLEHGLSKGDGTTAYDAQAWFGRDYNRFVLKAEGEVANGKIEDSRTEALWSRSIATHWDAQAGARIDHGTGPDRGWLAFGVQGLAPYWFEVDAAAYVGNGGRTALRLGAEYELLLTQRLILQPSAEVNIYGKDDLARGIGRGFSNAAAGLRLRYEISRQFAPYVGVERTALFGKTADIARSEGASTGGTRWVAGVRFWF
- a CDS encoding copper resistance system multicopper oxidase, with protein sequence MKLQAKNPYLLSSPKRRKFVQGLASGGVLLGMGSLPAMGWSQEAKKSAGGAPVLDGTEFNLEIAESAVNFTGNPRMATTINGSIPAPTLRWREGDTVTIRVTNRLRETTSIHWHGIILPYQMDGVPGISFPGIPAGETFTYRFKVEQSGTYWYHSHSAMQELTGMYGAIIVEPANGNAIRADRDHVVLLSDWTDEDPMRVFAKLKVQGDYYNRLQPTAVDFFRDASQNGVSAAVSRRKMWNNMRMNPTDLADLSADTLTFLMNGATPAGNWTGLFRKGERVRLRFINGAGNSFYDVRIPGLKLTVVQADGVNVEPVTVDEFRFGPGETYDVLVEPTDDAHTIFAQSMDRSGYARGTLATRVGLDAPVPQPDKPQWLTMADMMGSMGGNMGGMAGMAGMAGMSDGAQMKMGGGAQDMQGMAGMNHGAMAMDHSKHAMPGGGSLAAPSTQARHARTEYGASTDMRVGMARTNLDDPGIGLRDNGRRVLTLSDLHTIGGPLDPRGAEREVELHLTGNMERYTWSFDGLEFGQSTPVKFNYGERVRVILHNDTMMTHPMHMHGMWSELETPDGKFQARRHTIPVQPAQRVSFLVTADAMGRWAWHCHLMFHMEAGMFREVLVA